One region of Salvelinus namaycush isolate Seneca chromosome 3, SaNama_1.0, whole genome shotgun sequence genomic DNA includes:
- the LOC120044064 gene encoding G1/S-specific cyclin-D2-like — MSVSVSLWCEEEVQGQGAQQGQARGQSQLRAPWDPSVSGQRIIQRLLQVEERYLPSGLYVALIQREPERREELAKWVMEVCCERGCDETVFPLSVSMLDRFLSASLSLPVSPYCLAAACVLIASKLTECDTISADSLCAAAEYSFLPSNIREMERVILATLRWDVAAVTPQDFIPHFLPPVGERKDGKTDTEEFFSTLRRHSDTLVAMCVCDYRFLGAPPSLVAAAALNSALRGLGNKGPGHLGHMSATLAELCQTDLMVLQCYSELIEAALKQRLRGGLQDSAMEKDGEIEDERAGTPTDMREIDF; from the exons atgtctgtgtctgtgtctctgtggtgTGAGGAGGAAGTCCAAGGCCAGGGAGCCCAGCAGGGCCAGGCCAGGGGCCAGTCACAGCTCCGGGCCCCCTGGGACCCCAGCGTGTCTGGGCAGCGGATCATCCAGAGGCTGCTACAGGTGGAGGAGAGATATCTGCCCTCCGGCCTCTACGTCGCCCTCATCCAGAGAGAGCCGGAGCGCAGAGAGGAGCTCGCCAAGTGGGTTATGGAA GTATGCTGTGAGCGTGGCTGTGACGAAACAGTgtttcccctgtctgtctctatgttgGACCGCTTcctgtctgcctccctgtctctccctgtctcacccTACTGCCTGGCTGCAGCCTGCGTCCTCATCGCCTCCAAACTAACAGAGTGTGACACAATCTCTGCTGACTCTCTTTGTGCTGCAGCTGAGTACAGCTTCCTGCCCTCCAACATACGG GAGATGGAACGTGTCATCCTTGCGACTCTTCGATGGGACGTTGCTGCGGTAACCCCTCAGGACTTCATTCCACATTTCCTTCCCCCTGTAGGGGAGAGGAAGGATggaaagacagacacagaggagtTCTTCTCCACACTGCGTCGGCATAGTGACACCCTGGTTGCCATGTGTGTCTGCGACTACCGTTTCCTGGGAGCCCCTCCATCTCTGGTTGCTGCGGCAGCGCTGAACTCTGCCCTCCGGGGGTTGGGCAACAAGGGTCCAGGTCATCTGGGTCATATGAGTGCTACACTGGCAGAACTGTGTCAGACTGACCTG ATGGTGTTGCAGTGTTACAGTGAATTGATAGAAGCTGCCCTCAAACAACGGCTCAGAGGTGGACTCCAAGACAGTGCCATGGAGAAGGATGGGGAAATAGAGGATGAAAGAGCAGGCACTCCTACTGATATGAGAGAGATTGATTTCTAA